One segment of Streptomyces sp. NA02950 DNA contains the following:
- a CDS encoding DUF4142 domain-containing protein, translating into MRSTIVSRSIASSRTIGTGLIIGALAMTLAAILIPVQLFGESSAASSLPPGVTDDGKGTVSTQYGPLTALDRDFVRKVKLAGLWELPSGREAQERGTKDSVKTAGEHLIEGHTELDRRVNEVGRALGVDLPTQPNDQQQGWLNEMNNASSSAEFERVFANRLRAAHGKVFALVATIRAQSRNSMVRSLATRANAIVLDHITVLEDTGLVDFDALNT; encoded by the coding sequence GTGCGATCAACAATCGTCAGCAGATCCATCGCATCCAGCCGTACCATCGGCACCGGCCTCATCATCGGGGCACTCGCCATGACCCTCGCGGCGATCCTCATCCCTGTGCAGCTGTTCGGCGAGAGCAGCGCCGCGTCGTCGCTGCCCCCCGGCGTCACAGACGACGGCAAGGGCACGGTCAGCACCCAGTACGGGCCGCTGACCGCCCTGGACCGGGACTTCGTCCGCAAGGTGAAGCTCGCCGGACTCTGGGAGCTTCCCTCGGGACGGGAAGCCCAGGAGCGGGGCACCAAGGACTCCGTGAAGACCGCGGGTGAACACCTCATCGAGGGCCACACCGAGCTCGACCGCCGGGTGAACGAGGTGGGCCGGGCGCTGGGGGTCGATTTGCCCACTCAGCCCAACGACCAGCAGCAGGGCTGGCTCAATGAGATGAACAACGCGTCCAGCAGCGCCGAGTTCGAGCGTGTCTTCGCCAACCGGCTCCGTGCGGCACACGGGAAGGTGTTCGCGCTCGTCGCCACGATCCGGGCGCAGAGCCGGAACTCCATGGTGCGATCACTGGCCACCCGAGCCAACGCCATCGTTCTCGACCACATCACGGTCCTCGAGGACACCGGGCTCGTCGACTTCGACGCCCTCAACACATAA
- a CDS encoding DUF1996 domain-containing protein, which yields MRQQTHKRGRFTNKTIAIVAALALGGGGAAIIAANASASGDNNDSGENRTVSAGSWTIRCPDVGQELSSVPRQAQPEVDKNLAELDSQVAKAYQRMSDGGVSNDSVLNSLERQRGETIGQIGDAIDESGQRPDGLDQMSSCEMQQADTNAGGDQNDQQQGDDQQQGGDQQQGGDQQQGDDQQQGGDQQQGDGQQQGGEGANDVPGNAGGQAGNGPSQDDFVDITQVQPNAQDNNDQGDQQGGSTGTFTSECGVGDPQLRNSDNVIVAPGVGNGAHHTHDYVGNDSNDAFADNQTFEQAGTSCDNGDKSTYYWPVLRSQDGKDEADANDLGGGQEGNVGTILTPKSSKIEFQGNPQSDVVAMPKFLRIITGDAKAFTNGDKNANASWSCTGFEDRQLTDKYPLCPEGSSVTRTFDFQSCWDGQNIDSANHRDHVAFANEDGSCPDGFKAIPKLVNTLTYDVPANTPFAVDGFPEQLHKPITDHDDFINVMPEDLMNKAVDCINSGQKCN from the coding sequence ATGAGGCAACAAACCCACAAACGGGGCAGGTTCACCAACAAAACCATCGCCATCGTCGCCGCCTTGGCGCTCGGTGGCGGCGGGGCCGCGATCATCGCGGCGAACGCGTCCGCCAGCGGCGACAACAACGACTCCGGTGAGAACCGCACGGTGTCCGCCGGGTCCTGGACCATCCGCTGCCCCGATGTGGGCCAGGAGCTGTCGTCCGTTCCGCGCCAGGCGCAGCCCGAGGTCGACAAGAACCTCGCCGAACTCGACTCCCAGGTGGCCAAGGCGTACCAGCGGATGTCCGACGGAGGCGTGTCCAACGACTCGGTGCTGAACTCCCTGGAGCGGCAGCGCGGGGAGACCATCGGCCAGATCGGTGACGCGATAGACGAGTCGGGGCAGCGCCCCGACGGGCTCGACCAGATGAGCTCCTGCGAGATGCAGCAGGCCGACACCAACGCCGGTGGTGACCAGAACGACCAGCAACAGGGCGACGACCAGCAGCAAGGTGGCGACCAGCAGCAAGGTGGCGACCAGCAGCAGGGCGACGACCAGCAGCAAGGTGGCGACCAGCAGCAGGGCGACGGCCAGCAGCAGGGGGGCGAGGGCGCCAATGACGTACCCGGCAACGCCGGCGGCCAGGCGGGCAACGGCCCGTCGCAGGACGACTTCGTCGACATCACCCAGGTGCAGCCGAACGCCCAGGACAACAACGACCAGGGAGACCAGCAGGGCGGCTCGACCGGTACCTTCACCTCGGAGTGCGGTGTCGGCGACCCGCAGCTGCGCAACAGCGACAACGTGATCGTCGCCCCCGGTGTCGGCAACGGCGCCCATCACACACACGACTACGTGGGCAACGACAGCAACGACGCCTTCGCCGACAACCAGACCTTCGAGCAGGCGGGAACCTCCTGCGACAACGGCGACAAGTCGACCTACTACTGGCCGGTGCTGCGCTCCCAGGACGGCAAGGACGAAGCGGACGCCAACGACCTCGGTGGTGGCCAGGAAGGCAACGTCGGCACCATCCTGACGCCCAAGAGCTCCAAGATCGAGTTCCAGGGCAACCCGCAGAGCGACGTTGTGGCGATGCCGAAGTTCCTGCGCATCATCACCGGTGACGCCAAGGCGTTCACCAACGGCGACAAGAACGCCAACGCCTCCTGGAGCTGCACCGGTTTCGAGGACCGGCAGCTGACCGACAAGTACCCGCTCTGCCCCGAGGGCAGCTCGGTGACGCGCACCTTCGACTTCCAGAGCTGCTGGGACGGCCAGAACATCGACAGCGCCAACCACCGTGACCACGTGGCCTTCGCCAACGAGGACGGCTCCTGCCCCGACGGCTTCAAGGCCATCCCCAAGCTGGTGAACACGCTCACCTACGATGTGCCGGCCAACACCCCGTTCGCCGTGGACGGCTTCCCGGAGCAGTTGCACAAGCCCATCACCGACCATGACGACTTCATCAACGTCATGCCGGAGGACCTGATGAACAAGGCGGTGGACTGCATCAACAGCGGCCAAAAGTGCAATTGA
- a CDS encoding RNA polymerase sigma factor, with translation MNETHQARVGHEAGARRADTSHETADEPSGPPAAEHPEVVDPGHTDRPVRSLSDPELTRLLLAAYHSGTTSPAAGEILYRRHHAATLSYARTCCRALHDAEDLASEAFIRTFQAVRAGGGPRGPWRPYLLTVVRHTAVEWGAGERQVLLTADFESWRQLAPSADPQQHLVARETRQLLIRSFRRLPERWQTVLWLTLVEDDPPQQVAGVLGISPSGVTSLAFRAREGLRESYLQAHLESARDDRCSHFSAMIGASVRRGGVRGQALARHLAACAFCAHAYSELLGLNAAMRTAAPDQAPVGAGR, from the coding sequence ATGAACGAGACCCACCAGGCGCGCGTCGGCCATGAGGCCGGCGCGCGCCGCGCTGACACTTCCCACGAGACGGCCGACGAGCCCTCCGGCCCTCCCGCCGCGGAACATCCCGAAGTGGTGGACCCCGGGCATACCGACCGACCGGTCCGCTCCCTCTCGGACCCGGAACTGACCCGGTTGCTCCTGGCGGCCTACCACTCGGGCACCACCAGCCCGGCCGCGGGCGAGATCCTCTACCGCCGCCACCACGCGGCCACCCTCTCGTACGCCCGGACCTGCTGCCGCGCCCTCCACGACGCGGAGGACCTGGCCTCCGAGGCGTTCATCCGCACCTTCCAGGCGGTACGGGCCGGTGGCGGTCCGCGCGGGCCCTGGCGGCCGTATCTGCTGACCGTGGTGCGCCACACCGCGGTCGAGTGGGGCGCCGGGGAACGGCAGGTCCTGCTCACGGCCGACTTCGAGTCCTGGCGGCAGCTCGCACCCTCCGCCGACCCCCAGCAGCACCTGGTGGCCAGGGAGACCCGGCAGCTGCTCATCCGCAGTTTCCGCAGACTGCCCGAACGCTGGCAGACCGTGCTGTGGCTGACCCTCGTCGAGGACGATCCCCCGCAGCAGGTGGCCGGTGTCCTGGGGATTTCCCCCAGTGGCGTGACCTCGCTCGCCTTCCGGGCCAGGGAGGGGCTGCGCGAGTCCTACCTCCAGGCACATCTGGAGTCCGCGCGGGACGACCGGTGCAGCCACTTCAGCGCCATGATCGGCGCCTCGGTGCGGCGTGGCGGAGTCCGTGGCCAGGCGCTCGCGCGCCACCTGGCGGCCTGTGCGTTCTGCGCCCACGCCTACAGCGAACTGCTCGGACTCAACGCCGCGATGCGCACCGCCGCACCGGACCAGGCGCCCGTCGGCGCCGGGCGCTGA
- a CDS encoding CdaR family transcriptional regulator: protein MMGELVNRMWSRPRGEWTRVLRNELPSLADEVVETLRRRLPGFSELLEDSEREKVRWGVEQALLTALGYRKPGEEGAGEPVASPPARSGDERMAEVPPERARRELFEALTGEVAVSERTLAELSRAARWPLPETVQAIALPTPGEAPQLAAVLGDTLIGAVGDELCLLIPDPDADTDPAPEAAADRAPDGERDPAAEPPVDAGTRGALETALRGRTAAVGHVVPLNDAASSVRWARRLLTMAPARSGPEARVLFVDDHLSMLLLLQDESLVRALASRWLKPLVGLTPRQSERLQMTLLAWLEGGGAPEAAKALKVHPQTVRYRLRQIEKLFGPGLRDPRIRFELEMALRGRRLMAQMDRIRRHASRVSRRTRTATAPGIRPLGIAREARVNGL from the coding sequence ATGATGGGCGAACTCGTGAACCGCATGTGGTCCCGCCCCCGTGGCGAGTGGACCCGCGTTCTGCGCAATGAACTCCCGTCCCTGGCCGATGAGGTGGTTGAGACCCTTCGGCGCAGACTCCCGGGATTCTCCGAACTCCTGGAGGACTCTGAGCGAGAGAAGGTCCGATGGGGAGTCGAGCAGGCTCTCCTGACCGCACTGGGCTACCGGAAGCCGGGCGAGGAAGGGGCCGGGGAACCGGTCGCCTCCCCGCCGGCCCGCTCCGGTGACGAACGGATGGCGGAGGTGCCGCCCGAGCGGGCCCGCCGCGAGCTGTTCGAGGCCCTCACCGGCGAAGTGGCGGTCTCCGAACGGACCCTGGCGGAACTTTCGCGGGCCGCCCGCTGGCCCCTTCCCGAAACCGTCCAGGCCATCGCCCTGCCCACCCCGGGCGAGGCGCCGCAACTGGCCGCCGTGCTGGGGGACACCCTCATCGGCGCGGTCGGCGACGAGCTGTGCCTGCTGATCCCGGACCCCGACGCGGACACCGACCCCGCGCCGGAGGCAGCAGCCGACCGGGCCCCGGACGGCGAGCGGGACCCGGCCGCGGAACCGCCCGTGGACGCCGGTACCCGTGGCGCGCTGGAAACCGCGCTGCGCGGCCGCACCGCCGCGGTCGGCCATGTGGTGCCGCTCAACGACGCGGCATCCTCGGTGCGCTGGGCCCGACGGCTGCTGACGATGGCCCCCGCGCGCAGCGGCCCCGAGGCCCGGGTGCTCTTCGTCGACGACCACCTGTCGATGCTGCTGCTGCTCCAGGACGAGTCGCTGGTCAGGGCGCTGGCCTCCCGGTGGCTCAAACCGCTGGTCGGGCTGACACCCCGGCAGAGCGAACGGCTCCAGATGACGCTGCTCGCATGGCTCGAGGGCGGTGGCGCGCCCGAAGCGGCCAAGGCGCTCAAGGTGCATCCGCAGACCGTGCGGTACCGGCTGCGCCAGATAGAGAAGCTCTTCGGGCCGGGGCTGCGGGATCCGCGCATACGCTTCGAGCTGGAGATGGCGCTGCGCGGACGGCGGCTGATGGCACAGATGGACCGGATACGCCGCCACGCGTCCCGGGTGAGCCGCAGGACCCGTACCGCAACGGCCCCCGGGATCCGGCCGCTCGGGATCGCCAGGGAGGCCCGCGTCAACGGACTGTGA
- a CDS encoding NADH-quinone oxidoreductase subunit NuoF family protein produces the protein MITAKPRLACIDPPRLLAGLDEAYRLDRVGHLTVHGQMPALRADELVALAENIDLRGRGGAGFPFAKKLTSVIESAARRDGRCAVVVNGSEGEPSCLKDTALLLHTPHLVIDGAMLAAEALGAEDVCIAVHRPDVEESLATAIAERAPSGPRLRVSRTPDRFVAGEGGAVINGISGAPAIPNGRKIRTSDSGLGGLPTLLSNTETFAQLAVAARMGALPYRSVGLPTEPGTTLLTVAGKFVMETPTGVPLTYILELCNLTPGQGVLVGGYHGKWLDPNSIHATTISRDSMKKYGARLGAGAVLPIPEDTCPLGETARVARWLAAETAGQCGPCFIGLPALADALGQVERGGGQTAIDSVRAFINSVKKRGACSHPDGTAGFVTTALDAFPEEIESHALGMGCGRPTLGVLPLPEDSKPLALPPGPSAADPRREREPRGRMEQLIVDWSLCQGHGLCADIIPDVLELGMDGYPASAKMDVPRQFRAQAVRAVRRCPALALRIEE, from the coding sequence GTGATCACAGCAAAGCCCAGGCTGGCCTGCATCGATCCGCCCCGGCTGCTGGCCGGGCTGGACGAGGCGTACCGGCTGGACCGCGTCGGCCATCTGACGGTGCACGGGCAGATGCCCGCCCTGCGCGCCGATGAGCTGGTGGCCCTCGCGGAGAACATCGACCTGCGCGGTCGTGGCGGCGCGGGTTTCCCGTTCGCCAAGAAGCTCACGTCCGTCATCGAGTCGGCGGCGCGACGGGACGGCCGTTGCGCCGTGGTGGTCAACGGCAGCGAGGGCGAGCCCAGCTGTCTGAAGGACACCGCACTCCTGCTGCACACTCCGCACCTGGTCATCGACGGTGCCATGCTGGCGGCCGAGGCGCTCGGCGCGGAGGACGTGTGCATCGCGGTGCACCGGCCGGATGTCGAGGAGTCGCTCGCCACCGCCATCGCCGAACGCGCCCCGAGCGGGCCCCGGCTGCGGGTCTCCCGCACCCCGGACCGCTTCGTGGCCGGTGAGGGCGGTGCCGTCATCAACGGCATCAGCGGCGCGCCGGCCATCCCCAACGGCCGGAAGATCCGGACCAGTGACAGCGGGCTCGGGGGCCTTCCCACCCTGCTGTCCAACACCGAGACCTTCGCCCAGCTCGCCGTGGCGGCTCGGATGGGCGCCCTGCCGTACCGCTCGGTGGGGCTGCCCACCGAGCCGGGCACCACCCTGCTGACGGTGGCGGGCAAGTTCGTCATGGAGACCCCCACCGGGGTTCCGCTGACCTACATCCTGGAGCTGTGCAACCTCACCCCCGGCCAGGGCGTTCTGGTCGGGGGGTACCACGGCAAGTGGCTGGACCCGAACAGCATCCACGCCACCACCATCTCCCGCGATTCCATGAAGAAGTACGGCGCCCGGCTGGGCGCCGGGGCCGTGCTGCCGATCCCCGAGGACACCTGCCCGCTGGGCGAGACCGCCCGGGTGGCCCGCTGGCTGGCCGCGGAGACGGCCGGTCAGTGCGGGCCCTGCTTCATCGGGCTGCCCGCACTCGCGGACGCGCTGGGCCAGGTGGAGCGCGGTGGCGGCCAGACCGCCATCGACAGTGTGCGCGCCTTCATCAACTCGGTGAAGAAGCGCGGGGCCTGTAGCCACCCCGACGGTACGGCCGGTTTTGTGACCACCGCGCTGGACGCCTTCCCGGAGGAGATCGAGTCCCATGCGCTGGGCATGGGCTGCGGCCGGCCGACCCTCGGGGTACTGCCGCTGCCCGAGGACTCCAAGCCACTGGCGCTGCCCCCGGGTCCGTCCGCGGCCGATCCCCGGCGCGAACGGGAACCGCGGGGGCGCATGGAGCAGCTCATCGTGGACTGGTCGCTGTGCCAGGGTCACGGGCTCTGCGCGGACATCATCCCCGATGTGCTCGAACTGGGCATGGACGGCTACCCCGCCTCGGCGAAGATGGATGTGCCGCGCCAGTTCCGGGCCCAGGCGGTCCGTGCGGTCCGGCGCTGTCCGGCGCTGGCGCTGCGCATCGAGGAGTAG
- a CDS encoding SCO0930 family lipoprotein — protein MEKRRQIAFAGVSVAMVLLTAACGSSKDNSSGQSSNVQPAGGAQNVGSGSTPGAAAGSGAAGGYQAGGDTGAAAGSGDTGQSGAAKEVTAKKDPKLGEIVTDAKGWTLYRFDEDTPKPAKSNCNDACATKWPPVPADDATAGTGIDKSKLGSVTRSDGTKQLTLEGWPVYRYAGDTKAGDTKGHGVGGTWNALAPNGKPAGKKATGADESLQLMLNNNAELGKIIVDGKGMTVYRFNKDSAWPMKTGCLGACLDTWKPVKAVNTSKVAGLDASKVTSFTRPDGKKQAAFDCWLLYTFTGDTKPGDTNGQGKAGQWFAVTDKGKKAGVAAAQ, from the coding sequence ATGGAGAAGCGGCGTCAGATCGCATTCGCCGGAGTGTCCGTCGCGATGGTTCTGCTGACAGCGGCGTGTGGCAGCAGCAAGGACAACTCCTCCGGTCAGAGCTCCAACGTCCAGCCCGCCGGCGGTGCCCAGAACGTGGGATCGGGCTCGACCCCCGGCGCGGCTGCCGGCTCCGGTGCGGCCGGCGGCTACCAGGCGGGCGGCGACACCGGCGCGGCTGCGGGCTCCGGCGACACCGGCCAGTCCGGCGCGGCCAAGGAAGTGACCGCCAAGAAGGACCCCAAGCTGGGCGAGATCGTGACCGACGCCAAGGGCTGGACCCTCTACCGGTTCGACGAGGACACCCCCAAGCCCGCCAAGTCCAACTGCAACGACGCCTGCGCCACCAAGTGGCCGCCGGTGCCCGCCGACGACGCCACCGCCGGTACCGGTATCGACAAGTCCAAGCTCGGCTCGGTCACCCGCTCCGACGGCACCAAGCAGCTGACACTCGAGGGCTGGCCGGTCTACCGTTACGCGGGTGACACCAAGGCGGGCGACACCAAGGGCCATGGCGTGGGCGGCACCTGGAACGCGCTGGCGCCCAACGGCAAGCCGGCCGGCAAGAAGGCCACCGGTGCCGACGAGAGCCTCCAGCTGATGCTGAACAACAACGCCGAACTCGGCAAGATCATCGTGGATGGCAAGGGCATGACGGTCTACCGGTTCAACAAGGACAGCGCCTGGCCGATGAAGACCGGCTGCCTCGGCGCCTGCCTGGACACCTGGAAGCCCGTCAAGGCCGTGAACACCTCCAAGGTCGCCGGTCTGGACGCCTCGAAGGTCACCTCCTTCACCCGTCCCGACGGCAAGAAGCAGGCCGCGTTCGACTGCTGGCTGCTCTACACCTTCACCGGTGACACCAAGCCCGGCGACACCAACGGCCAGGGCAAGGCGGGCCAGTGGTTCGCGGTCACCGACAAGGGCAAGAAGGCGGGCGTCGCCGCGGCGCAGTAG
- a CDS encoding HAD family phosphatase: MTAEKLLAWTPAAIVFDCDGTLMDSERHWEEARDMVLREHGTAPTEEFARRTKGLHYSECGRMLAEFAGHPELAGQMTGQLLDAFRTLVAEHPVTMPGAPELVEKAAAFAPLAIASNCPRDVVEDGLAKAGLLRHFGHVLVPEGEMRPKPYPDVYLEAARLCGAAPGDALAVEDSHCGFLSASRAGLRVLGVGPRKPADERPPVDLWVDTLADPDLVRWAETRVA; this comes from the coding sequence ATGACAGCCGAAAAGCTCCTCGCATGGACCCCAGCCGCCATCGTCTTCGACTGCGACGGCACCCTCATGGATTCCGAACGGCACTGGGAGGAGGCGCGTGACATGGTGCTCAGAGAGCATGGCACCGCCCCCACCGAAGAGTTCGCCCGGCGCACCAAGGGACTCCACTACAGCGAATGCGGCCGTATGCTGGCCGAATTCGCCGGGCACCCCGAACTCGCCGGGCAGATGACCGGGCAACTGCTCGACGCCTTCCGCACCCTGGTGGCCGAGCACCCGGTCACCATGCCCGGGGCGCCGGAACTGGTGGAGAAGGCCGCGGCGTTCGCGCCGCTGGCCATCGCGAGCAACTGCCCGCGTGACGTGGTCGAGGACGGGCTCGCCAAGGCGGGACTGCTGCGCCACTTCGGCCATGTGCTGGTCCCCGAGGGCGAGATGCGGCCCAAACCGTATCCGGACGTCTATCTGGAGGCCGCCCGGCTGTGCGGTGCGGCCCCCGGCGACGCCCTGGCGGTGGAGGACTCCCACTGCGGGTTTCTCTCCGCCTCACGCGCCGGGCTGAGAGTCCTCGGTGTCGGCCCGCGGAAACCGGCGGACGAACGCCCCCCGGTGGACCTGTGGGTGGACACCCTCGCCGACCCCGATCTGGTCAGGTGGGCCGAAACCAGGGTCGCATGA